A region of the Nocardia nova SH22a genome:
CGGTGTTGCGCGCGTTCACGGTGCGCCTGTTCGATTCTGCGGCACGGCGATTGGCGTTCGACGTCGCCCGGCACGAGCAGGGTGTCAGTATCGATTGGCTCGCCTCGCTGCGGAACGGCGATACCGTGGCGCTGACCGGGATGCGGCCGGAGTGGGCGCTCGCCGACGGCGTCACCGACCATGTCCTGATCGGTGATCGCAGCGCCGTCCCCGCCATCGCGGCGATCATCGAAAGCCTCGGCGCCGAACACACCATCAGCGCGTATGTCGAACTGCCCGATCCCGCCGATATCGCTGTGCTGCCGCAACATCCGAACCTCACTCTGCGTGAGGTCGCCGAGATAGGCGGTGCCGTCCACGACACCCCCTCCTCGATCGCTGCGGGACGCCGCACCCAGGTATGGATCGCCGCCGAGGCGGCGCAGGTCCGCAAGATCCGTGCGCATGCCACCGAGGTGTGGGGTGTCGATCGCGCCGACATGCTCGCGCGCGCCTATTGGAAACTCGGAATCACCAGTACCGACAACGATTCGGCCGAACTCGTCGAATATCAGCGCGCGATCGCCGACGGCGCCGATATCTACAGTCCGGAACTCGCCGAGGCGATCGAACTGGGTGTCTGACACGAGCGCGTCCCGGCGCGGCGATACTGAGATCGTGACAGCCGAATTGCGTTCCCTCACCGTCGAGATCGACACCGACCGCTGGCGGGCGACGGTCCTGACGGGGGTCGATCTGCGCCTGCCCGCGGGGACCATCACCGCCCTGCTCGGCGGGCCCGGCGACGGCAAGACAATGCTCGCCTACGCGCTCACCGGACGCCTGCCCGACTCGGCCCGCGCGACCGGCGACATCCTCGTCGACGGCCGAATCGGTTACGTCCCACAGGACGGCATCGACGCCTTCACACCCGACCGAACCGTCGGCGAACAACTCCGCGCACTCGAACAACGGCACGGTTCGTGGACCGTCGAACAGGCATGCGCCGCGGCCTATTACCCGGCCGACGCCCTGGATCTGCCGCCGCAACACAATTCCGCCGGACAGATCCAACGCGCCGCGGTGGCCGCCGCCCTGCTCACCGCACCCGATATCCTCGTCGCGGACGGCCCGACATCATCACTGGACCGTGGAACCGCGTTCGCGGTCTGGAAATCGTTGCGCGAATACGCCGACGGCGGCGCGGCCCTGCTCGTCATCACCCACGACATCCCGCTGCTGACCGCCACCGGTTTCGCCGATCGCATCGCCGTGCTCGGCAAGGGCCGCATCCTGGCCGACGGGACGCTCGCCGAACTGTCCTCCTCCGCCGATCCCCGGGTGAACATGTACTTCCGCGGATTCTGACCGTAGTTCCCGATGGATGGGTAGCCGGATCGCTCAGGGCCTTGCGGGCAGCGGGGATTCTGACGCGGCCGACGTTATGACACCGCCCTCGGCACCGG
Encoded here:
- a CDS encoding siderophore-interacting protein; translated protein: MESIKAGIRQRALGNQLLSLELTVAQVDSVSPGFTRVTLEGAALAGYTDPQAADAFKLMLPANAGAAIEAPERDGSGLPAWSGETPQPVLRAFTVRLFDSAARRLAFDVARHEQGVSIDWLASLRNGDTVALTGMRPEWALADGVTDHVLIGDRSAVPAIAAIIESLGAEHTISAYVELPDPADIAVLPQHPNLTLREVAEIGGAVHDTPSSIAAGRRTQVWIAAEAAQVRKIRAHATEVWGVDRADMLARAYWKLGITSTDNDSAELVEYQRAIADGADIYSPELAEAIELGV
- a CDS encoding ATP-binding cassette domain-containing protein, which gives rise to MTAELRSLTVEIDTDRWRATVLTGVDLRLPAGTITALLGGPGDGKTMLAYALTGRLPDSARATGDILVDGRIGYVPQDGIDAFTPDRTVGEQLRALEQRHGSWTVEQACAAAYYPADALDLPPQHNSAGQIQRAAVAAALLTAPDILVADGPTSSLDRGTAFAVWKSLREYADGGAALLVITHDIPLLTATGFADRIAVLGKGRILADGTLAELSSSADPRVNMYFRGF